A part of Entelurus aequoreus isolate RoL-2023_Sb linkage group LG03, RoL_Eaeq_v1.1, whole genome shotgun sequence genomic DNA contains:
- the oip5 gene encoding protein Mis18-beta yields MMEFCDSVLIDRSDEAHVKSDKESQQLASLHCKQCNTVLADSCSVCGDIKCLDAIAFLRVSDDVIVSSVMECGDKGDMTDCIFSSVRCRECGMMAGKVLHAAPPHLADLRSLFLLHKAKLRCYMLDSSAMVEASSVSFDVAPLGEDLHKLRAEFASLSDQMTQVQATRRRAEKSAASEKTSNYFH; encoded by the exons ATGATGGAGTTCTGCGACAGTGTCCTCATAGACCGCTCAGACGAAGCTCATGTGAAGAGCGATAAAGAATCCCAACAATTGGCGAGCCTCCATTGCAAACAGTGCAACACTGTGCTCGCAGACTCCTGCTCCGTGTGCGGAGACATCAAATGTCTGGACGCCATCGCTTTTCTCC GAGTCAGCGATGACGTGATAGTTAGCAGCGTGATGGAGTGTGGAGATAAAGGAGACATGACTGACTG CATCTTCAGCAGCGTGAGGTGCCGCGAGTGTGGCATGATGGCGGGTAAAGTCCTCCACGCCGCTCCCCCGCACCTGGCTGACCTGCGCTCCTTGTTCCTGCTCCATAAGGCCAAGTTGCGATG ttACATGCTGGACAGCAGCGCCATGGTGGAGGCCTCGTCGGTCTCCTTTGATGTGGCGCCCCTGGGGGAGGACCTCCACAAG TTGAGGGCGGAGTTTGCGTCTCTCTCTGATCAGATGACTCAAGTACAAGCTACCCGACGAAGGGCGGAAAAATCAGCCGCCAGTGAAAAGACCAGCAACTATTTTCACTAG
- the nusap1 gene encoding nucleolar and spindle-associated protein 1 isoform X1: MENMDLDSMNYAELRSLAKQFGLKANLKAEKLLKALKQHYDQQKNTQEEKKEEFEVEICPAPPVFVNTRRGRAKNKRADVENKFPTEDEAKLDEESGEAVSAGPPQHDDKRRRVSSPSKMETAGKQVVVVLEDVQLRSATKNEVPRPKAGKIPRLIGDLAKRKPLKPVTPNFKKLHEAQFNKLESIDEYMQRKNRKTEPIQKPVKELKAVKPRRSSKFTPAAKSSSSKKTTEDKRRATLLSASKDPAKKTAGKKDAMAFKPSVLSTRRINVRFTEATPDNEYKMSLLKTPSRMSFNVVASTPNEGRKSKCVRASTFSVTKTPATFVFTGNTSSLTPATQKKGTFDLKASLSRPLAYKPHTGKLKPFGDVSDVKTADKSLISNPRQQNYKQHKVQTRRDERQVKQAEDRKQKKSAMLCARRGLVMT; this comes from the exons ATGGAAAATATGGATTTGGATTCCATGAATTACGCGGAATTGCGCAGCCTGGCAAAGCAGTTCGGTCTCAAGGCTAATTTGAAG GCGGAGAAGTTACTGAAAGCCCTCAAGCAGCATTATGATCAACAGAAGAACACACAGGAAGAAAag AAAGAGGAGTTTGAGGTTGAGATTTGTCCCGCGCCCCCGGTGTTTGTGAACACACGTCGAGggagagcaaaaaacaaaagGGCCGATGTGGAGAACAAGTTTCCTACTGAGGACGAAGCCAAGTTGGACGAG GAGTCCGGTGAGGCGGTCTCAGCTGGTCCGCCCCAGCATGACGACAAGAGGAGACGAGTGTCTTCCCCCTCCAAGATGGAGACTGCAGGCAAGCAAGTTGTTGTGGTGCTGGAAGACGTTCAACTGCGGAGTGCCACCAAGAATGAAG ttCCACGTCCCAAGGCTGGTAAGATCCCCCGTTTAATAGGCGACCTGGCGAAGAGGAAGCCCTTGAAACCAGTCACTCCCA ATTTCAAAAAGCTCCACGAGGCCCAATTCAACAAGCTGGAGTCCATCGACGAGTACATGCAGAGGAAGAACAGGAAGACGGAGCCCATCCAAAAGCCTGTGAAAGAGCTGAAG GCGGTGAAGCCGAGGCGGTCGTCCAAGTTCACCCCCGCGGCCAAAAGCAGCAGCAGCAAGAAGACGACTGAGGACAAACGCAGAGCGACTCTTCTTTCTGCCAGCAAAGATCCTGCAAAGAAGACCGCCGGGAAGAAGGACGCCATGGCGTTCAAGCCCTCGGTCCTTTCCACGCGGAGGATCAACGTGAG GTTCACGGAGGCCACGCCCGACAACGAGTACAAGATGTCACTGCTGAAAACGCCGTCCCGCATGTCCTTCAACGTGGTGGCCAGCACCCCGAATGAGGGCAGGAAGTCCAAATGTGTCAGGGCCTCCACGTTCTCCGTCACCAAGACTCCAg CAACATTTGTCTTCACGGGCAACACAAGCAGCTTAACACCAGCGACGCAGAAGAAGGGGACTTTTGACCTGAAGGCCAGCCTGTCTCGTCCACTCGCCTACAAGCCTCACACAG GCAAGCTCAAGCCGTTCGGTGACGTGAGTGACGTCAAGACCGCCGACAAATCGCTCATCTCCAACCCCCGTCAGCAGAACTACAAGCAGCACAAAGTCCAGACCAG AAGGGACGAGAGGCAAGTGAAACAAGCAGAAGATCGCAAGCAAAAGAAGTCCGCCATGCTGTGTGCTCGAAGAGGCCTTGTGATGACGTAA
- the nusap1 gene encoding nucleolar and spindle-associated protein 1 isoform X2 → MENMDLDSMNYAELRSLAKQFGLKANLKAEKLLKALKQHYDQQKNTQEEKKEEFEVEICPAPPVFVNTRRGRAKNKRADVENKFPTEDEAKLDEESGEAVSAGPPQHDDKRRRVSSPSKMETAGKQVVVVLEDVQLRSATKNEVPRPKAGKIPRLIGDLAKRKPLKPVTPNFKKLHEAQFNKLESIDEYMQRKNRKTEPIQKPVKELKAVKPRRSSKFTPAAKSSSSKKTTEDKRRATLLSASKDPAKKTAGKKDAMAFKPSVLSTRRINVRFTEATPDNEYKMSLLKTPSRMSFNVVASTPNEGRKSKCVRASTFSVTKTPATFVFTGNTSSLTPATQKKGTFDLKASLSRPLAYKPHTGKLKPFGDVSDVKTADKSLISNPRQQNYKQHKVQTRDERQVKQAEDRKQKKSAMLCARRGLVMT, encoded by the exons ATGGAAAATATGGATTTGGATTCCATGAATTACGCGGAATTGCGCAGCCTGGCAAAGCAGTTCGGTCTCAAGGCTAATTTGAAG GCGGAGAAGTTACTGAAAGCCCTCAAGCAGCATTATGATCAACAGAAGAACACACAGGAAGAAAag AAAGAGGAGTTTGAGGTTGAGATTTGTCCCGCGCCCCCGGTGTTTGTGAACACACGTCGAGggagagcaaaaaacaaaagGGCCGATGTGGAGAACAAGTTTCCTACTGAGGACGAAGCCAAGTTGGACGAG GAGTCCGGTGAGGCGGTCTCAGCTGGTCCGCCCCAGCATGACGACAAGAGGAGACGAGTGTCTTCCCCCTCCAAGATGGAGACTGCAGGCAAGCAAGTTGTTGTGGTGCTGGAAGACGTTCAACTGCGGAGTGCCACCAAGAATGAAG ttCCACGTCCCAAGGCTGGTAAGATCCCCCGTTTAATAGGCGACCTGGCGAAGAGGAAGCCCTTGAAACCAGTCACTCCCA ATTTCAAAAAGCTCCACGAGGCCCAATTCAACAAGCTGGAGTCCATCGACGAGTACATGCAGAGGAAGAACAGGAAGACGGAGCCCATCCAAAAGCCTGTGAAAGAGCTGAAG GCGGTGAAGCCGAGGCGGTCGTCCAAGTTCACCCCCGCGGCCAAAAGCAGCAGCAGCAAGAAGACGACTGAGGACAAACGCAGAGCGACTCTTCTTTCTGCCAGCAAAGATCCTGCAAAGAAGACCGCCGGGAAGAAGGACGCCATGGCGTTCAAGCCCTCGGTCCTTTCCACGCGGAGGATCAACGTGAG GTTCACGGAGGCCACGCCCGACAACGAGTACAAGATGTCACTGCTGAAAACGCCGTCCCGCATGTCCTTCAACGTGGTGGCCAGCACCCCGAATGAGGGCAGGAAGTCCAAATGTGTCAGGGCCTCCACGTTCTCCGTCACCAAGACTCCAg CAACATTTGTCTTCACGGGCAACACAAGCAGCTTAACACCAGCGACGCAGAAGAAGGGGACTTTTGACCTGAAGGCCAGCCTGTCTCGTCCACTCGCCTACAAGCCTCACACAG GCAAGCTCAAGCCGTTCGGTGACGTGAGTGACGTCAAGACCGCCGACAAATCGCTCATCTCCAACCCCCGTCAGCAGAACTACAAGCAGCACAAAGTCCAGACCAG GGACGAGAGGCAAGTGAAACAAGCAGAAGATCGCAAGCAAAAGAAGTCCGCCATGCTGTGTGCTCGAAGAGGCCTTGTGATGACGTAA